One segment of bacterium DNA contains the following:
- a CDS encoding ABC transporter substrate-binding protein produces the protein MRRAVLWVVMAALAAAVVVQVRGAGWAAPGPIALGVLTPLSPPGDASAGQLIQRGADLGVAYINGVMGGVFGPKTSCSLPATPVRLAVEDDSGTPEKAVAGFRRLVTEGHAVGVWGQFHSSAMLAAAPLADELGVPFISTQASAGDITGKHFAAVFRTHAIDPDRARAWVGFIRAQGWHKVAMLAENTDYGIGLIEATKAEIAARKLPITLDTVLFDRTSADLTPQLLKFKAARPDIVLNVGVGTPAYLIAKQAHDVGLFPQTPMLGSYDFPVRPEYWKNLGPGGNYLLFISYYHPRMALSALGRWAALEYARRYHDTAIYSNLNSFGDAIILAEAMNQACSADPKRIITQLERGRFDTWIGTGATFPRAAGPAWHQWSPPLIILQYTKVDETYDQTSILYPPAMRTGAYTPAR, from the coding sequence ATGAGACGGGCTGTGCTGTGGGTCGTGATGGCCGCGCTCGCCGCGGCCGTCGTCGTGCAGGTACGGGGCGCCGGATGGGCCGCTCCGGGTCCGATCGCCCTGGGCGTGCTGACGCCCCTGTCGCCTCCGGGCGACGCGTCGGCGGGCCAGTTGATCCAGCGCGGCGCCGACCTCGGGGTGGCCTACATCAACGGCGTGATGGGCGGTGTGTTTGGGCCCAAGACGTCGTGCAGCCTGCCGGCCACCCCGGTGCGGCTGGCCGTGGAAGACGACAGCGGAACCCCGGAGAAGGCCGTCGCCGGCTTCCGGCGGCTCGTCACGGAAGGCCATGCCGTCGGCGTGTGGGGCCAGTTCCACAGCTCCGCGATGCTCGCGGCCGCGCCGCTCGCGGACGAGCTCGGGGTGCCGTTCATCTCGACGCAGGCGTCCGCCGGGGACATCACCGGGAAGCACTTCGCCGCGGTGTTTCGCACGCATGCGATCGATCCGGACCGCGCCCGCGCGTGGGTTGGGTTCATCCGGGCGCAGGGCTGGCACAAAGTCGCGATGCTCGCCGAGAACACCGACTACGGCATCGGCCTCATCGAGGCGACCAAAGCGGAAATCGCCGCGCGCAAACTGCCCATCACGCTCGATACGGTGCTTTTCGACCGCACATCCGCCGACCTCACGCCGCAGCTCCTCAAATTCAAGGCCGCCCGGCCGGACATCGTGTTGAACGTGGGCGTAGGGACGCCGGCGTATCTGATCGCGAAGCAGGCGCACGACGTCGGTCTGTTTCCGCAGACGCCGATGCTGGGGTCGTACGACTTCCCGGTGCGCCCCGAGTACTGGAAGAACCTCGGCCCGGGCGGCAATTATCTGCTGTTCATCTCCTACTACCATCCGCGGATGGCGCTCTCGGCCCTCGGCAGGTGGGCGGCGCTGGAGTACGCGCGGCGGTACCACGACACCGCGATTTATTCCAACCTGAACTCGTTCGGCGACGCGATCATCCTGGCCGAGGCGATGAACCAGGCGTGCAGCGCCGATCCCAAACGGATCATCACGCAGCTCGAGCGCGGCCGGTTCGACACGTGGATCGGCACCGGCGCGACGTTCCCGCGGGCGGCGGGGCCGGCCTGGCACCAGTGGTCGCCGCCGCTCATCATTCTGCAGTACACGAAGGTTGACGAGACCTACGACCAGACGTCGATCCTCTACCCGCCGGCGATGCGGACGGGAGCGTACACGCCCGCCCGGTAG
- a CDS encoding branched-chain amino acid ABC transporter permease — MEPTLLTQYVLAGLVIGAIYCLMAVGITFIYSVVRMINWAMGEFYMIGGYVQYLLIDSWLGPQRWYLAVPLAAGSVALLGMAVQRVLLRPMFTGTLERLDEYATIVTIALTVLLRNLAIVIFGPYQFSPPDYAPPVQLGPLPLNGSRFVAFLGAVVLLGLFAFAVRRTWFGLALRGVAQNRLGAVTAGIDLGRIDMLAFGIGVGLAGAAGALLAPVFLVYPESGALSTVKGFEIIVIGGLGSLPGSIVGGLLLGLVESLGSVLLSPSFRDVYGFGALLLILALRPTGLWGERAREA; from the coding sequence ATGGAGCCGACCCTCCTCACCCAGTACGTCCTGGCGGGGCTCGTCATCGGGGCGATCTACTGCCTGATGGCGGTGGGGATCACCTTCATCTACAGCGTCGTCCGCATGATCAACTGGGCGATGGGTGAGTTCTACATGATCGGCGGGTACGTGCAGTACCTGCTGATCGACTCCTGGCTCGGGCCCCAGCGCTGGTACCTCGCCGTGCCGCTCGCCGCGGGGAGCGTGGCGCTGCTCGGCATGGCCGTGCAGCGGGTGCTCCTGCGGCCGATGTTCACCGGCACCCTGGAGCGGCTCGACGAGTACGCGACGATCGTCACGATCGCGCTGACCGTTCTCCTCCGTAATCTCGCCATCGTTATCTTCGGGCCGTACCAGTTCTCGCCGCCGGACTACGCGCCGCCGGTCCAGCTCGGCCCGCTGCCGCTCAACGGCAGCCGGTTCGTCGCGTTTCTCGGCGCGGTCGTCCTGCTGGGGCTGTTCGCGTTCGCCGTCCGCCGCACGTGGTTCGGCCTCGCGCTGCGCGGCGTGGCGCAGAACCGCCTGGGCGCCGTCACCGCGGGGATCGACCTCGGGCGCATCGACATGCTGGCGTTCGGCATCGGGGTCGGCCTGGCCGGGGCCGCCGGCGCGCTGCTGGCGCCGGTGTTCCTGGTGTATCCGGAGAGCGGGGCGCTGAGCACCGTCAAAGGGTTCGAGATCATCGTGATCGGCGGGCTCGGCTCGCTCCCGGGGAGCATCGTCGGCGGACTGCTCTTGGGGCTCGTAGAGAGCCTCGGCTCGGTGCTGCTCTCGCCGTCGTTCCGGGACGTGTACGGGTTCGGCGCGCTCTTGTTGATTCTCGCGCTGCGCCCGACGGGGCTGTGGGGCGAGCGGGCGCGCGAGGCGTAG